A window of Natronolimnobius sp. AArcel1 contains these coding sequences:
- a CDS encoding complex I subunit 1 family protein, with the protein MNAATALPVVPLQNDTVLLPEHIGDLTGLSEFGVAGELIAAFLAAFIVGNIMLAMTGVAGPWAKRKITAAFTDRIAVNHLGPAGVFIIVADAVRLLSKEIIIPEHADRPAYDLAPIVIAGSALLGFAVIPMGSGVHLADPEVGLAFVFAVAGIASIGLAMAGYASGNKYSMLGGLRAVAQNIAYEIPLVVTGLSVVLFAGSLRMSEIVAVQNETVLFTIPGLEWAVPAWFALVNPFAFVLFLIANFAEVGRNPFDMPEAPAELIAGYQTEYSSVYFVLVYLGEFLHIFLGGAIIATIFLGGPAGPGPEALGIVWFIVKIWAVFFLTQWMRSAIPRVRIDHLIEIGWKGLLVLSFANLFLTAAIVGVIA; encoded by the coding sequence ATGAACGCGGCGACAGCGCTGCCGGTCGTTCCACTCCAAAACGACACGGTGTTGCTGCCCGAACACATCGGCGATCTCACTGGTCTCTCGGAGTTCGGCGTCGCCGGCGAACTGATCGCAGCGTTTCTCGCTGCGTTCATCGTCGGTAACATCATGCTCGCGATGACCGGCGTCGCCGGACCGTGGGCAAAACGAAAGATTACGGCCGCCTTTACGGACCGAATCGCGGTCAACCACCTCGGTCCGGCCGGAGTCTTCATCATCGTTGCAGACGCCGTTCGTCTCCTCTCGAAGGAGATTATTATCCCAGAACACGCCGACCGACCAGCCTACGATCTTGCCCCAATCGTCATCGCGGGATCAGCGCTGCTCGGCTTCGCTGTGATTCCGATGGGAAGCGGCGTGCATCTTGCGGACCCCGAAGTTGGACTCGCGTTCGTCTTCGCGGTCGCTGGAATCGCCTCAATCGGGCTGGCGATGGCCGGCTACGCGTCGGGGAACAAATACTCCATGCTCGGTGGACTGCGTGCGGTCGCACAGAACATCGCCTACGAGATTCCGCTGGTCGTCACCGGTCTCTCGGTCGTGCTCTTTGCAGGCTCGCTGCGGATGAGCGAGATCGTTGCCGTCCAGAACGAGACGGTTCTGTTCACGATTCCCGGCCTCGAGTGGGCAGTGCCAGCGTGGTTCGCCCTCGTCAATCCGTTCGCGTTCGTGTTGTTCCTGATCGCGAACTTCGCGGAAGTCGGCCGGAATCCGTTCGACATGCCCGAGGCACCGGCGGAACTCATTGCAGGGTATCAGACGGAGTACTCCTCAGTGTACTTCGTGCTCGTGTATCTCGGCGAGTTCCTCCACATCTTCCTCGGCGGGGCGATCATTGCGACGATCTTCCTCGGCGGCCCGGCCGGTCCGGGTCCTGAGGCGCTTGGAATCGTCTGGTTCATCGTCAAAATCTGGGCGGTCTTCTTCCTGACCCAGTGGATGCGCTCGGCGATTCCGCGTGTCCGTATCGACCACCTGATCGAAATCGGCTGGAAGGGACTGCTCGTCCTTTCCTTTGCCAACCTGTTCCTGACGGCAGCGATCGTCGGGGTGATTGCATGA
- a CDS encoding 5-(carboxyamino)imidazole ribonucleotide synthase translates to MTTLQTPGPTLGVVGGGQLGRMLAEAASPLGVEVVVLDPTPDCPAALVARDQIVAEFDDEEAIRELAERADVLTFEIELADQTVLERVSEESGTPVHPKPATLETIHDKLVQKRELEAAGVPVPPFRAVEDADDIRDAIDDYGAPVMLKARTGGYDGRGNVPVESKAEAEEALESVAGPAMVEAFVEFEREVSVIAVKGYDEIASFPIGENIHVDEILRETVVPARSSDAAADRAREVAADVLEVMDGRGVYGIELFETTDGEMHLNEIAPRPHNSGHWTIEGAHSSQFEQHVRAVLGWPLAATELRNPTVSVNLLGDVKESQNAALHGVEQIHETPGAHLHWYGKREARPLRKMGHVTLCARDDNTTAEELLETARDLEDSATFQS, encoded by the coding sequence ATGACAACGCTGCAGACGCCAGGACCGACGCTCGGCGTCGTTGGCGGGGGACAACTCGGGCGAATGCTCGCCGAGGCGGCATCGCCACTCGGCGTCGAGGTAGTCGTACTCGATCCGACGCCGGACTGTCCGGCCGCGCTCGTCGCTCGAGACCAGATCGTCGCCGAGTTCGACGACGAGGAGGCGATTCGCGAACTCGCAGAACGAGCGGACGTCCTCACGTTCGAAATCGAACTCGCGGATCAGACCGTTCTCGAGCGCGTCAGCGAGGAGTCGGGGACACCAGTCCATCCAAAGCCCGCGACGCTCGAGACGATCCACGATAAACTCGTCCAGAAACGCGAACTCGAGGCGGCAGGCGTTCCGGTCCCACCGTTCCGTGCGGTCGAGGACGCTGACGATATTCGCGACGCCATCGACGACTACGGCGCGCCGGTCATGCTCAAGGCTCGTACGGGTGGCTACGACGGGCGAGGAAACGTTCCGGTCGAATCGAAGGCGGAGGCTGAGGAAGCCCTCGAGTCGGTTGCCGGTCCCGCGATGGTCGAGGCGTTCGTCGAGTTCGAGCGCGAGGTGTCAGTGATTGCCGTGAAAGGCTACGACGAGATTGCGTCGTTCCCGATTGGGGAGAACATCCACGTTGACGAGATTCTGCGGGAGACAGTTGTCCCCGCACGCTCGAGCGACGCCGCGGCCGACCGTGCCCGTGAGGTTGCAGCGGACGTACTCGAAGTCATGGATGGTCGCGGGGTGTACGGCATCGAACTTTTCGAGACGACAGATGGCGAGATGCACCTCAATGAAATCGCCCCGCGCCCGCATAACTCGGGTCACTGGACTATCGAAGGGGCTCACAGCTCCCAGTTCGAACAGCACGTCCGCGCCGTTCTTGGCTGGCCGCTGGCGGCGACCGAATTGCGGAATCCAACCGTCTCGGTAAACCTGCTGGGCGATGTCAAAGAGTCCCAGAACGCCGCGCTACACGGCGTCGAACAGATTCACGAGACGCCTGGGGCACATCTGCACTGGTACGGCAAGCGTGAGGCACGCCCGTTGCGGAAGATGGGCCACGTCACGCTATGCGCGCGCGATGACAACACAACTGCGGAGGAACTACTCGAGACCGCGCGAGACCTCGAGGACAGCGCCACGTTCCAGTCCTGA
- a CDS encoding NADH-quinone oxidoreductase subunit B yields the protein MNSDEPRQTIHGSTAPSTDTRDARIGEGVDDRFNSKLREAFGASPFILTKFDEFMNWVRGNSMFMLQFGIACCSIEMIHTYAIKHDVDRYGAGVPRASPRQADVMIVPGTIVSKFGPRMKRVYDQMPEPKFVVGMGSCTISGGPFQEGYNVVKGAEEIIPIDIHVPGCPPRPEALVYGILKLQERIQNGETSPVVVKPYELEEFGDLPEDELVQKLASEIDEDDLVMRYNWADSP from the coding sequence ATGAATAGCGACGAACCACGGCAAACAATCCACGGCAGCACCGCACCGTCGACGGACACCCGCGACGCCCGGATCGGCGAGGGTGTCGACGACCGATTCAACTCGAAGCTTCGGGAGGCATTCGGCGCGTCGCCGTTTATCCTCACCAAGTTCGACGAGTTCATGAACTGGGTTCGCGGGAACTCGATGTTCATGCTACAGTTCGGGATCGCCTGCTGTAGCATCGAAATGATTCACACGTACGCGATCAAACACGATGTCGACCGCTACGGGGCCGGTGTCCCTCGCGCCTCGCCGCGACAGGCCGACGTCATGATCGTCCCCGGCACGATCGTCTCGAAGTTCGGGCCGCGCATGAAGCGCGTCTACGACCAGATGCCCGAACCGAAATTCGTCGTCGGGATGGGATCCTGTACGATCTCTGGTGGCCCCTTCCAGGAAGGCTACAACGTCGTCAAGGGTGCCGAGGAGATCATCCCAATCGATATCCACGTCCCGGGCTGTCCGCCCCGACCGGAGGCGCTCGTCTACGGTATTCTCAAACTTCAAGAGCGCATCCAGAACGGCGAAACCTCGCCCGTCGTCGTCAAACCCTACGAACTCGAGGAGTTCGGCGACCTGCCCGAGGACGAACTGGTACAGAAACTCGCAAGCGAGATCGACGAGGATGACCTCGTCATGCGCTACAACTGGGCTGATTCGCCATGA
- a CDS encoding pyridoxal phosphate-dependent aminotransferase gives MTMEFTDRLTRVEPSATLAISALATELENDGADVVDLSVGEPDFPTPQNIIDAGQDAMDAGHTGYTTSAGIIDLREAISEKLADDGLDHGPDEIIVTPGAKQALYEIIQALISDGDEVALLDPAWVSYEAMVKMAGGSLTRVDLSAHEFQLEPALDDLAEAVSDETELLIVNSPSNPTGAVYSDAALEGVRDLAVEHDITVISDEIYKEITYGVEPTSLGTLEGMADRTVTVNGFSKAYSMTGWRLGYFAGPEDLIDQAGKLHSHSVSSAVNFVQHAGIEALENTDEAVDEMTEAFAQRRELVVDLLAEHDVDVAVPEGAFYMMLPVDDDDQAWCEGAIEDAHVATVPGSAFGTPGYARISYAASEERLEEGIERLAAEGYL, from the coding sequence ATGACGATGGAATTTACCGACCGCCTGACCCGAGTTGAACCGTCTGCAACCCTCGCAATCTCTGCGCTCGCGACCGAACTCGAGAACGACGGCGCGGACGTCGTCGACCTCTCGGTCGGCGAACCCGACTTCCCGACGCCACAGAATATCATCGACGCGGGCCAGGACGCCATGGACGCCGGCCACACCGGCTACACCACCTCCGCGGGGATCATCGACCTGCGCGAAGCGATTTCCGAGAAACTGGCCGACGACGGGCTCGATCACGGCCCCGACGAAATCATCGTTACGCCCGGCGCGAAACAGGCGCTCTATGAAATCATCCAAGCCCTGATCAGCGACGGCGACGAAGTCGCCCTCCTCGATCCCGCGTGGGTCTCCTACGAGGCCATGGTCAAGATGGCCGGCGGCTCGCTCACCCGTGTCGACCTCTCTGCACACGAGTTCCAACTCGAGCCTGCACTCGATGACCTCGCTGAGGCCGTCTCAGACGAGACCGAACTGCTGATCGTCAACTCGCCATCGAACCCAACCGGCGCGGTCTACTCCGACGCCGCACTCGAGGGCGTGCGCGATCTGGCCGTCGAACACGACATCACCGTCATTTCCGACGAGATCTACAAGGAGATTACCTACGGCGTCGAGCCAACGAGTCTGGGCACGCTCGAGGGAATGGCCGACCGCACGGTCACCGTCAACGGCTTCTCGAAAGCCTACTCGATGACTGGCTGGCGGCTTGGCTACTTCGCCGGCCCCGAAGACCTCATCGACCAGGCGGGCAAACTCCACAGCCACTCCGTCTCCTCGGCCGTGAACTTCGTCCAGCACGCCGGGATTGAGGCACTCGAGAACACCGACGAGGCTGTCGACGAGATGACCGAAGCCTTCGCACAGCGACGCGAACTCGTCGTCGACTTACTCGCCGAACACGATGTCGACGTCGCGGTCCCAGAGGGCGCGTTCTACATGATGCTCCCTGTCGATGACGACGATCAGGCCTGGTGTGAAGGCGCAATCGAAGACGCCCACGTCGCGACCGTCCCCGGTAGTGCGTTCGGAACGCCCGGCTACGCACGAATTTCGTATGCCGCAAGCGAGGAACGACTCGAGGAAGGCATCGAGCGACTGGCCGCGGAAGGCTACCTGTAA
- a CDS encoding amino acid-binding protein, translated as MVDEPVVDGDDETDAEGETTAETETDGGVRTYTVRLELVDEPGELLSALSPIADNGGNLLSIHHERGNMTPRGHIPVEVDLECPPDRFEGIVDALRDAGVNIIQAGANRYGEEISVVLVGHLIDTDLSNTLNRIQEEASAAVLDLSLSAPEGTEPVSSARLRLAIDSGDIDDTLATIRSIGDDKELTVVEPLPGGDA; from the coding sequence GTGGTCGATGAGCCAGTCGTCGACGGTGACGACGAAACCGACGCGGAAGGTGAAACGACAGCGGAAACAGAAACTGACGGCGGCGTTCGTACGTACACCGTTCGCCTCGAGTTAGTCGACGAACCCGGCGAGTTACTGAGCGCGCTCTCGCCGATCGCCGACAACGGGGGCAATCTGTTGAGTATTCACCACGAGCGTGGAAACATGACCCCGCGCGGGCATATCCCCGTCGAGGTCGACCTCGAGTGCCCACCGGATCGCTTCGAGGGCATCGTCGACGCACTTCGTGATGCCGGCGTCAATATTATCCAGGCCGGTGCGAACCGCTACGGTGAGGAGATCAGCGTCGTGCTGGTCGGCCACCTCATCGATACCGACCTCTCGAATACGCTCAACCGCATTCAGGAGGAAGCGAGCGCTGCCGTCCTCGATCTCTCGCTGTCCGCGCCGGAAGGCACTGAGCCAGTTTCGAGCGCCCGGCTGCGACTCGCCATCGACTCCGGCGATATTGACGATACGCTCGCGACGATTCGATCGATTGGCGACGACAAAGAGCTCACTGTCGTCGAACCGCTCCCCGGAGGTGATGCCTGA
- a CDS encoding NADH-quinone oxidoreductase subunit A, with translation MNDWIAIGALAFVGLLIPLGMMAVSYLLRPSVPETSKRATYESGEVPTGGTRVRVNIQYYMVALLFLVFDIETVLLFPWAVVYLDAVESDAISLFEILGPMVGFVAILFVGLAWAWRNGAVQWAQTRQQVDAEAERNRS, from the coding sequence ATGAACGACTGGATAGCTATCGGGGCGCTGGCGTTCGTGGGACTGCTGATACCGCTTGGAATGATGGCGGTATCGTACCTTCTGCGGCCGAGTGTTCCCGAAACGAGCAAACGTGCCACCTACGAGAGTGGCGAAGTTCCGACTGGCGGAACCCGCGTCCGAGTTAACATCCAGTACTACATGGTTGCGCTCTTGTTCCTCGTTTTCGATATCGAGACCGTCCTCCTGTTCCCGTGGGCGGTCGTGTATCTGGATGCCGTCGAATCGGATGCCATTTCGCTGTTCGAGATTCTCGGGCCGATGGTCGGATTCGTCGCCATCTTGTTCGTTGGACTCGCGTGGGCGTGGCGCAACGGCGCAGTACAGTGGGCACAAACACGACAGCAGGTGGACGCCGAAGCCGAACGTAATCGATCATGA
- a CDS encoding guanosine monophosphate reductase, whose amino-acid sequence MNDLRTGLSYGDVLLVPNRSPVDSRSDVDLETPLTPSISLETPLVSAAMDTVTEAELALELSRAGGFGVLHRFLTPDEQAAQVETVVSAGERVGAAVGINEDYVARGAAVVEAGVDALVVDVAHGHLERTLEAVETLREEFPETDLIAGNVATPSGVEDLAAAGADCVKVGIGPGSHCTTRKVAGAGVPQLTAVDDCANAAEGLEVTICADGGIRTSGDAVKALMAGADTVMLGSLFAGTEEAPGAVVEVEGTRYKRSRGMATTTAAEKRDDKEADVRADEGVEALTPYKGPVADVVGEFCAGIQSGLSYCGGHTIPAAREKAEFIRVAPSAKEREGYHADQDWEGVSVDSEAVSVDVESAGEDAEAALEGDD is encoded by the coding sequence ATGAACGATCTACGCACGGGATTGAGTTATGGGGATGTGTTGCTGGTTCCGAATCGCTCGCCGGTCGACAGTCGGAGCGATGTCGACCTCGAGACGCCGTTGACGCCGTCGATATCGCTCGAGACGCCGCTGGTGTCGGCGGCGATGGATACGGTGACGGAAGCAGAGCTTGCACTCGAACTCTCGAGAGCTGGCGGGTTCGGCGTGTTGCATCGGTTTCTCACGCCCGATGAGCAAGCCGCGCAGGTTGAGACGGTCGTCTCCGCGGGCGAGCGAGTCGGTGCTGCAGTCGGGATCAACGAGGATTACGTCGCTCGCGGCGCGGCCGTCGTCGAGGCTGGCGTGGACGCGCTGGTCGTCGACGTGGCCCACGGGCACTTAGAGCGGACGCTCGAGGCGGTCGAAACGCTCAGAGAGGAGTTTCCGGAGACGGACCTGATCGCTGGCAACGTTGCGACGCCGTCGGGTGTTGAAGACCTCGCGGCAGCGGGTGCAGATTGCGTGAAAGTCGGCATCGGCCCTGGTTCCCACTGTACAACGCGGAAGGTGGCGGGGGCGGGCGTGCCGCAGTTGACCGCCGTCGACGACTGTGCGAACGCCGCGGAAGGACTCGAGGTGACGATCTGTGCCGACGGCGGGATCCGCACGTCTGGCGACGCGGTGAAGGCGCTGATGGCGGGTGCGGATACCGTTATGCTCGGGAGTCTGTTCGCTGGGACGGAGGAGGCTCCGGGTGCAGTCGTTGAGGTTGAAGGAACGCGATACAAGCGCTCGAGAGGGATGGCGACGACGACGGCAGCTGAAAAGCGCGACGACAAGGAAGCAGACGTGCGCGCCGACGAGGGCGTCGAGGCGTTGACGCCGTACAAGGGGCCAGTCGCTGACGTGGTCGGGGAGTTCTGTGCTGGAATTCAGTCCGGCCTTTCGTACTGTGGCGGACACACAATTCCAGCTGCGCGCGAGAAGGCCGAGTTCATCCGCGTTGCGCCGAGCGCGAAAGAGCGCGAAGGGTATCACGCCGATCAAGATTGGGAAGGCGTCAGCGTCGACAGCGAAGCGGTTTCTGTCGATGTCGAGTCAGCGGGCGAGGACGCCGAAGCCGCACTTGAGGGAGACGACTGA
- the ribH gene encoding 6,7-dimethyl-8-ribityllumazine synthase — MTTLGLVVAEFNRPITEQMEQAALEAAADADVEVYETVHVPGAYDAPLAADRLARRDVVDAVVVIGTVITGDTDHDQVITDAAAQRLSDVSLERDTPVTLGVTGPGMSAAEARERVENAAKAVSGAIDLVTDLPASDPETESDPDQQ, encoded by the coding sequence ATGACCACGCTCGGACTGGTGGTCGCTGAATTCAACCGGCCGATCACCGAGCAAATGGAGCAGGCTGCCCTCGAGGCTGCCGCTGACGCCGATGTCGAGGTGTATGAGACGGTGCACGTCCCGGGCGCGTACGATGCCCCGCTGGCTGCTGACCGACTCGCACGCCGCGACGTCGTCGACGCAGTCGTCGTCATCGGGACGGTTATCACCGGCGACACTGACCACGATCAGGTGATCACCGACGCGGCTGCACAGCGACTCTCCGATGTCAGTCTCGAGCGTGACACCCCCGTTACGCTCGGCGTGACGGGCCCCGGTATGTCCGCCGCCGAAGCGCGCGAACGCGTCGAGAACGCGGCCAAAGCCGTCTCCGGCGCGATTGACCTTGTGACCGACCTTCCCGCTTCCGATCCGGAAACGGAGTCAGATCCAGATCAGCAATGA
- a CDS encoding AIR carboxylase family protein: protein MSDTISDLIDRLHREAALERSDADTPDVGIVMGSDSDLETMMTGGKRRGAYDAFVDELGFAEQTDYENPPEERFTFETYVTSAHRTPDLMTAYAETAEARGLEVIIAGAGGKSADLPNMTASIAYPLPTIGVPVQEKSVDSVIGMPAGAPLVAVDAGKSFNAALSAAQILARQHEPVRDRLVDYHEGLREDVGAVSKQLHDKGTPAYRDDE, encoded by the coding sequence ATGAGCGACACTATTTCCGACCTGATCGATCGCCTGCACCGCGAAGCAGCCCTCGAGCGTTCCGATGCGGACACACCCGATGTCGGCATCGTCATGGGTAGTGACTCAGACCTCGAGACGATGATGACGGGCGGCAAGCGCCGTGGCGCGTACGACGCGTTCGTCGATGAACTCGGCTTTGCCGAACAGACCGACTACGAGAACCCACCCGAGGAGCGCTTTACCTTCGAGACGTACGTCACCTCTGCACATCGCACACCAGATTTGATGACCGCGTACGCGGAGACGGCCGAAGCGCGCGGTCTCGAGGTGATCATCGCGGGCGCTGGCGGGAAGTCCGCAGATCTGCCGAACATGACGGCGTCAATTGCGTACCCGCTGCCGACGATTGGTGTGCCAGTCCAGGAGAAATCCGTCGACAGCGTGATTGGGATGCCAGCGGGTGCGCCACTGGTTGCGGTCGACGCCGGCAAGTCGTTTAATGCAGCATTATCGGCGGCCCAGATTCTGGCCCGCCAGCACGAGCCCGTTCGGGACCGACTGGTCGACTACCACGAGGGACTCCGCGAAGACGTTGGCGCGGTCTCCAAACAACTGCACGACAAGGGGACGCCAGCGTATCGCGACGACGAGTAG
- a CDS encoding NifU family protein: MTDSDDDASLHERVEAWLTREMPIIQMHGGTSAVREANPDTGEVIIELGGGCSGCSVGDVTTGNIEAELIQWPEIDEVTVRIPDARDSLGGPDQPESIMGVDRTEGGRGDWGSSNPGKDHL; this comes from the coding sequence ATGACTGATTCCGACGACGACGCATCGCTGCACGAGCGCGTCGAGGCCTGGCTCACCCGCGAGATGCCGATCATTCAGATGCACGGCGGAACGAGTGCGGTTCGGGAGGCCAATCCCGACACCGGCGAGGTCATCATCGAACTCGGTGGCGGGTGCTCAGGGTGCTCAGTCGGCGACGTGACGACGGGGAACATCGAGGCCGAACTGATTCAGTGGCCCGAAATCGACGAGGTCACCGTCAGAATACCGGATGCTCGAGATAGTCTGGGCGGACCGGACCAGCCCGAATCGATCATGGGTGTCGACCGAACTGAGGGCGGCCGCGGCGACTGGGGGTCCTCAAATCCCGGAAAAGACCACCTCTGA
- a CDS encoding HNH endonuclease has protein sequence MDCPTCGKSLSTEQGMRQHHTKVHGESLPNRTCSGCGSEFYDPKARLEFCDDCNPNAGEHNGNWRDAKESATCDSCGETFSYYPSDKDGVYCPGCVEDAIGLLPENPSEKGTRVTVECGYCRSKLEVRPAKADKRKRGCFCTLECYGEWLSENVVGPDHHQWEGGVINYGKRWWRIRRQALERDGYECQHCGVGADELGKNPDVHHLEPVRSFDQPADAHTMDNVITLCRPCHRHAEAGSIAVSPRDEK, from the coding sequence ATGGACTGCCCGACGTGTGGAAAATCACTGAGTACCGAACAGGGAATGCGCCAGCACCATACGAAAGTCCACGGCGAGTCGCTTCCGAACCGGACCTGTAGCGGGTGTGGAAGCGAGTTTTATGATCCGAAGGCCCGCCTCGAGTTCTGTGACGACTGCAACCCAAACGCGGGCGAGCACAACGGTAACTGGCGGGATGCGAAAGAATCAGCGACCTGTGACTCGTGTGGTGAGACGTTTTCATACTATCCGTCCGACAAAGACGGCGTCTACTGTCCGGGGTGCGTCGAGGATGCGATTGGATTGCTCCCTGAAAATCCGTCGGAGAAAGGCACGCGCGTTACCGTCGAGTGCGGATATTGCAGGTCGAAACTCGAGGTTCGGCCAGCGAAAGCAGACAAGCGAAAACGCGGTTGTTTCTGTACGCTCGAGTGCTACGGCGAGTGGCTTTCGGAGAACGTCGTCGGACCCGACCATCACCAGTGGGAAGGCGGCGTGATCAACTACGGGAAACGGTGGTGGCGAATCCGACGACAGGCACTCGAGCGCGACGGCTACGAGTGCCAACACTGTGGCGTCGGTGCGGACGAGTTGGGGAAGAATCCGGATGTCCACCATCTCGAGCCTGTTCGGTCGTTTGACCAACCCGCGGATGCGCATACGATGGATAACGTTATCACGCTCTGTCGGCCCTGCCATCGCCATGCTGAAGCGGGGTCGATAGCGGTTTCGCCTCGAGACGAAAAGTAA
- a CDS encoding NADH-quinone oxidoreductase subunit D, producing the protein MSTGIERQTEPVDEDALEALIGERAIGREEHLNAPGFVINPDQVQSVLSDLKEQAGYDHLSCVTAQDYTDRYESIYHLKKYADPTDEVSIVVPTTKTDPISQSAEPVFRTADWHEREAYDLVGIEYDDHPDMRRILLPETWQGHPLSDDYDQTKPQVVTLSEHENPIAADHHDQESDTMFLNIGPHHPATHGVLHVKTVLDGETIAHIEPDIGYLHRCEEQMCQQGTYRHQIMPYPDRWDYVSAGILNEWAYARAVEDLADVEVPEYAQVIRTLSAELCRIASHMLALGTFALDVYGEFTAIFMYTFRDREIVQDILEDLTGQRMMFNYFRVGGVAWDLPEPREEFFEKTRDFLDELPAKIAEYNDMVTSNEIFQTRCIDTGVLEPEVAKDYGCTGPVARGSGVDYDLRRDDPYGYYEELEWDVITRDGCDNYARVLCRMEEVEESAKIIEQCLDLLEDWPEDKRDVQANVPRTLKPDADTEVYRAVEAAKGELGIYMRSDGTDKPGRFKIRSPCFSNLQSLAEMSTGEYIPDLIASLGSLDIVLGEVDR; encoded by the coding sequence ATGAGCACGGGCATCGAGCGCCAGACCGAACCAGTCGACGAGGATGCACTCGAGGCCCTGATCGGCGAACGAGCGATCGGACGCGAAGAGCATCTGAACGCGCCCGGGTTCGTCATCAATCCTGATCAGGTCCAGAGTGTTCTCTCGGATCTCAAAGAGCAGGCTGGCTACGATCACCTCTCGTGTGTCACGGCACAGGACTACACGGACCGGTATGAGTCAATCTATCATCTGAAGAAGTACGCCGATCCGACTGATGAGGTCAGTATCGTCGTTCCAACGACGAAGACGGATCCAATCAGTCAAAGTGCCGAACCGGTGTTCCGGACGGCTGACTGGCACGAACGCGAAGCGTACGATCTGGTTGGCATCGAGTACGACGACCATCCGGACATGCGTCGGATCCTCTTGCCCGAAACCTGGCAGGGTCATCCGCTGTCTGACGATTACGACCAGACGAAGCCACAGGTCGTCACCTTGTCGGAACACGAAAATCCGATTGCGGCTGACCACCACGATCAGGAGTCGGATACGATGTTCTTGAACATCGGTCCACACCACCCGGCGACACACGGCGTGCTCCACGTCAAAACCGTCCTCGACGGCGAGACCATCGCCCACATCGAACCAGATATCGGCTATCTGCACCGCTGTGAGGAGCAGATGTGCCAGCAGGGGACCTACCGCCACCAGATCATGCCGTATCCGGACCGCTGGGACTACGTCTCGGCCGGCATCCTGAACGAGTGGGCCTACGCACGCGCAGTCGAGGATCTCGCAGACGTCGAGGTCCCCGAGTACGCACAGGTCATCCGCACGTTGAGTGCTGAACTGTGTCGAATCGCCTCGCACATGCTCGCCCTGGGGACGTTCGCACTGGATGTCTACGGCGAGTTCACGGCGATTTTCATGTACACCTTCCGCGACCGAGAGATCGTCCAGGATATTCTCGAGGATCTGACTGGCCAGCGGATGATGTTCAACTACTTCCGCGTCGGCGGGGTTGCCTGGGATTTGCCCGAGCCCCGCGAGGAGTTCTTCGAGAAGACGCGTGACTTCCTCGACGAACTGCCCGCGAAGATCGCCGAGTACAACGACATGGTCACCTCGAACGAGATCTTCCAGACCCGGTGTATCGACACCGGCGTGCTGGAGCCCGAGGTCGCCAAAGACTACGGCTGTACTGGCCCGGTCGCCCGCGGCTCCGGCGTCGACTACGACCTTCGCCGGGACGACCCCTACGGCTACTACGAGGAACTCGAGTGGGATGTCATCACGCGCGACGGCTGTGATAACTACGCTCGCGTCCTCTGTCGCATGGAAGAAGTCGAAGAGTCGGCCAAGATCATCGAGCAGTGTCTCGACTTGCTCGAGGACTGGCCTGAAGACAAACGCGACGTGCAGGCGAACGTTCCCCGGACGCTCAAGCCGGACGCTGATACCGAAGTCTATCGTGCAGTCGAGGCTGCAAAGGGTGAACTCGGTATCTACATGCGCTCGGATGGGACGGACAAACCCGGCCGGTTCAAGATTCGAAGTCCGTGCTTCTCAAACCTGCAATCCTTAGCGGAGATGTCGACTGGTGAGTACATTCCAGACCTGATCGCCTCGCTCGGCAGTCTGGATATCGTGCTCGGTGAGGTGGATCGATGA